In a genomic window of Quercus lobata isolate SW786 chromosome 4, ValleyOak3.0 Primary Assembly, whole genome shotgun sequence:
- the LOC115987538 gene encoding NADPH:quinone oxidoreductase-like, with product MEAVVAETPRVKVAALCGSLRKGSYNRGLVRSAIELSKSINGLEIEYIDIEPLPMLNTDLEGEGTFPTAVEAFRQKIKEADSILFASPECNYSVSAPLKNAIDWASRPPNVCADKAAAIVSASGGSGGKRSQYHLRQIGVFLDLHFINKPEFFLNAREPPTKFDGNGNLVDESVKEKLKEILISLHAFTLRLQGKLEK from the exons ATGGAGGCAGTTGTAGCAGAAACACCAAGAGTTAAAGTGGCGGCTCTATGTGGGTCTCTTCGCAAAGGCTCGTATAACCGTGGCCTTGTTCGTTCTG CAATCGAGCTGAGCAAGTCCATCAATGGCTTGGAAATAGAGTACATAGACATTGAACCTTTGCCTATGCTCAACACTGACTTAGAAGGAGAGGGAACTTTCCCAACAGCCGTGGAAGCTTTCCGCCAGAAGATTAAAGAAGCTGATTCCATTCTCTTTGCCTCGCCCGAGTGCAACTACTCAGTCTCAG CTCCATTGAAGAATGCAATTGACTGGGCATCTAGACCACCAAATGTTTGCGCTGACAAAGCAGCTGCAATTGTAAGTGCTTCAGGAGGTTCTGGTGGGAAACGGTCACAGTATCACCTTCGCCAAATTGGAGTTTTTCTGGATCTTCATTTCATCAACAAACCTGAGTTTTTCTTGAATGCACGCGAACCTCCTACAAAGTTTGATGGCAATGGTAATCTGGTTGATGAATCAGTCAAGGAGAAGTTGAAGGAAATTCTCATATCCTTGCATGCATTTACTTTGCGCCTCCAAGGAAAGCTTGAGAAATAA